One stretch of Siphonobacter curvatus DNA includes these proteins:
- the gltB gene encoding glutamate synthase large subunit, translated as MSDQPNQQPLGLYRPEFEHDACGIGFIANMKGRKSHRTVRDAIQILERMDHRGACGCDPNSGDGAGILLQIPHEFFLKVCAKEGISLPAAGDYGVGMTFFPKDSAVRQECKEVIHRQALELGLEILGYRVVPVNNADIQGADSGNSEPQMEQLFIRRPAHLTGELDFERKLYVFRQLVTRVVNEAVRGVNEKFYFSSLSTRTIIYKGMLTTMQTLPYFLDLQNESVTSAFAIVHSRFSTNTFPEWKLAQPFRFIAHNGEINTVKGNVSWFKATSALFKSDVFSDEELKIIREALCPAGQSDSASLDNAIELLYLAGRSLPHVMMMLIPEAWDGNTEMDLQRKAFYEYHAALMEPWDGPASISFTDGKIIGATLDRNGLRPSRFWVLDDDTVILSSEAGVLDIDQSKVVSKGRLQPGRMFVVDMEQGRIIPDEELKSEICAAQPYQKWLNKYKITLNDLPEPKTEWNTPYDKELITKQQVFGMTSEDIRMILTQMVETGKEALGSMGVDTPLAILSDQSQHLSHYFKQLFAQVTNPPIDPIRERTIMSLISYVGGYGNILTESPEHCKVLELRQPVLDNTQLEKIRNIDTRHFTNKTVYTTFRASGGVGALKKALKRICEDAEYAVNDDYQIITLSDRGVDSNHAPIPSLLATSAVHQHLSRKGLRAKVGLIVEAGDVWETHHFATLIGFGAAAVNPYMAFETISNMREKNLVSVPYDFDKLCQNYIKAVNGELLKIFSKMGISTLQSYQGAQIFEALGITKEVVDEYFTGTVTRIGGLNLDGIQTEVLIRHHQAFPEAHVGNPRLEVGGVYQWKHRGEFHLFNPETVHALQQSTKKNDFELFKKYTKAIDDQTQKTATLRGLLDLKLLPQSEWLKDEEVESIQSIMTRFATGAMSFGSISWEAHSTLAIAMNRIGGKSNTGEGGEDPKRFYTVLPNGDSMNSAIKQVASGRFGVTMEYLTNAQELQIKMAQGAKPGEGGQLPGHKVDAWIGKTRHSTPGVGLISPPPHHDIYSIEDLAQLIFDLKNANRKARISVKLVSEAGVGTVATGVAKAHADHILIAGHDGGTGASPLSSIRHAGLPWELGLAETHQTLVRNRLRGRVTIQTDGQLKTGRDIVIAALLGAEEFGVATAALVTMGCIMMRKCHLNTCPVGVATQNPDLRALFTGDADHVVNLFQFLANEVREYMRKLGFRTINEMVGHVERLKVREGVQNWKAKSVNLGAILYRDPMYDTEPMVKVEEQDHGLDVQLDWAMIEKAKAALENQEKVTGEFPIINVNRTVGTMLSNEITKVYKAKGLPAGTIHFKFRGTAGQSFGAFGTHGMRLELEGDANDYVGKGLCGTELIIYPDRNIKPDFIPSQNSIVGNVCFYGATSGEAYIRGMAGERFGVRNSGAKVVVEGIGDHGCEYMTGGLVIILGNTGRNFGAGMSGGVAYIWDKNGDFADKVNPEMIALEKLSSEDHNIVRMYVEKHQSHTQSKVATIVLDNWDTIADQFVKVMPTDFKQALANKGIALSDQIANKEVVYGDFVADVLVK; from the coding sequence ATGTCTGACCAGCCTAACCAGCAACCTCTGGGCCTCTACCGCCCTGAATTTGAGCACGATGCCTGTGGCATTGGCTTCATTGCCAATATGAAAGGCCGCAAGTCGCACCGCACCGTCCGCGATGCCATCCAGATTCTGGAACGCATGGATCACCGGGGTGCCTGTGGATGTGATCCGAACTCCGGTGACGGAGCCGGCATTCTGCTGCAAATTCCCCACGAGTTTTTTCTGAAAGTATGTGCCAAGGAAGGCATTAGTCTACCCGCCGCCGGGGATTACGGTGTAGGGATGACGTTCTTTCCGAAAGATTCCGCCGTACGTCAGGAATGCAAGGAAGTTATTCATCGTCAGGCCTTAGAACTGGGCCTGGAAATTCTGGGTTACCGCGTCGTTCCCGTGAACAATGCGGATATTCAGGGAGCCGACTCCGGCAACTCCGAACCCCAGATGGAACAGTTGTTCATTCGCCGTCCGGCCCACCTGACGGGTGAACTGGATTTCGAACGGAAGCTGTACGTATTCCGTCAACTGGTGACGCGGGTCGTGAACGAAGCCGTACGGGGAGTGAATGAGAAGTTCTATTTCTCGTCGCTTTCGACGCGTACCATCATTTATAAGGGGATGCTCACGACGATGCAAACCCTGCCTTATTTCCTCGATTTACAGAATGAATCGGTGACTTCGGCTTTTGCCATCGTTCACAGCCGATTCTCTACCAATACGTTTCCCGAGTGGAAACTGGCTCAACCTTTCCGGTTCATTGCTCACAACGGTGAGATCAATACGGTTAAAGGAAATGTAAGCTGGTTCAAAGCCACGTCGGCCCTGTTTAAATCGGATGTTTTCTCCGACGAGGAACTGAAAATCATTCGTGAGGCTCTTTGTCCGGCGGGTCAGTCCGATTCGGCGAGCCTCGACAACGCCATTGAGTTATTGTACCTGGCGGGTCGCTCGTTGCCCCATGTGATGATGATGCTCATTCCCGAAGCCTGGGATGGCAACACGGAAATGGACCTGCAACGGAAAGCGTTCTACGAATACCATGCGGCCCTGATGGAGCCCTGGGATGGTCCGGCGTCGATCTCGTTTACCGACGGAAAAATCATCGGTGCTACCCTCGACCGGAATGGTCTGCGGCCGAGCCGTTTCTGGGTACTTGACGACGATACCGTGATCCTGTCTTCGGAAGCGGGGGTACTCGACATCGATCAGTCGAAAGTAGTTTCGAAAGGTCGTCTGCAACCCGGCCGTATGTTCGTAGTGGACATGGAGCAGGGTCGCATCATTCCCGACGAAGAGCTGAAATCCGAAATTTGTGCCGCTCAGCCCTATCAGAAATGGCTGAATAAGTACAAAATCACGCTGAACGACCTGCCCGAACCAAAAACGGAGTGGAATACGCCTTACGATAAGGAACTCATCACCAAGCAACAGGTATTCGGCATGACGTCGGAGGACATCCGGATGATCTTGACGCAGATGGTGGAAACGGGTAAGGAAGCACTCGGTTCGATGGGGGTAGATACGCCACTGGCGATTCTCTCCGATCAGAGCCAGCACCTGAGCCACTACTTCAAGCAATTGTTTGCCCAGGTAACCAACCCGCCCATTGACCCGATTCGGGAGCGTACGATCATGTCGTTGATCAGCTACGTGGGTGGTTACGGCAACATTCTGACGGAATCACCGGAACACTGTAAAGTGCTGGAATTACGTCAGCCCGTGCTGGACAATACGCAGCTGGAAAAAATCCGGAACATTGATACCCGGCATTTCACCAACAAAACGGTATATACGACCTTCCGGGCTAGCGGCGGTGTAGGTGCCCTGAAAAAAGCCCTCAAACGCATTTGCGAAGACGCGGAATATGCCGTTAATGACGATTACCAGATCATTACGCTTTCCGATCGTGGCGTGGATTCCAACCACGCTCCCATCCCCTCGTTGCTGGCTACCTCAGCCGTCCACCAGCACCTGAGCCGCAAAGGTTTACGGGCCAAAGTGGGTTTGATCGTAGAAGCGGGTGACGTCTGGGAAACGCACCACTTTGCCACCCTGATCGGTTTTGGGGCGGCGGCGGTGAACCCGTATATGGCCTTCGAAACGATTTCGAACATGCGGGAGAAAAACCTCGTATCGGTTCCCTACGATTTCGACAAGCTTTGCCAGAATTATATCAAGGCAGTGAACGGTGAGTTGCTCAAGATCTTCTCGAAAATGGGCATTTCCACGCTTCAGAGTTACCAGGGAGCTCAGATTTTCGAAGCTCTGGGTATTACGAAAGAAGTGGTGGATGAATACTTCACCGGAACGGTTACGCGGATTGGCGGTCTGAACCTGGACGGTATTCAAACTGAAGTACTGATTCGTCACCATCAGGCGTTCCCGGAGGCTCACGTGGGCAATCCGCGTCTGGAAGTGGGTGGCGTGTACCAGTGGAAGCACCGCGGTGAATTCCACCTCTTCAACCCTGAAACGGTTCACGCCCTTCAGCAATCGACGAAGAAGAACGACTTCGAGTTGTTCAAGAAATATACCAAAGCCATCGACGATCAGACCCAGAAAACGGCCACTTTACGCGGCCTGCTGGATCTGAAACTGTTGCCCCAATCCGAATGGCTGAAAGACGAAGAAGTTGAATCCATTCAGAGCATCATGACGCGGTTTGCGACGGGTGCCATGTCCTTTGGTTCCATTTCCTGGGAAGCTCACTCCACGCTGGCCATTGCCATGAACCGGATCGGCGGTAAGTCAAATACGGGCGAAGGCGGTGAAGATCCGAAGCGTTTCTATACGGTACTGCCCAATGGTGATTCGATGAACTCGGCCATTAAGCAAGTAGCCTCTGGACGTTTCGGGGTGACGATGGAATACCTGACGAACGCTCAGGAGTTACAAATTAAAATGGCTCAGGGGGCCAAGCCCGGTGAGGGTGGTCAGCTGCCCGGTCATAAAGTAGATGCCTGGATTGGAAAAACGCGTCACTCGACGCCCGGCGTAGGTCTGATTTCGCCCCCGCCCCACCACGATATTTACTCGATTGAAGATTTAGCCCAGCTGATTTTCGATTTGAAGAATGCGAACCGTAAGGCTCGTATCTCGGTAAAACTGGTATCAGAAGCGGGTGTAGGTACCGTAGCTACGGGTGTAGCGAAAGCTCACGCCGATCATATCCTGATTGCGGGTCACGATGGCGGTACGGGAGCTTCTCCCCTGTCGTCGATTCGTCACGCGGGTCTGCCCTGGGAACTGGGTCTGGCCGAAACGCACCAGACGCTGGTACGCAACCGCTTACGGGGTCGCGTCACCATTCAGACGGATGGTCAGCTGAAAACGGGTCGTGATATTGTTATTGCAGCCCTGCTTGGAGCCGAAGAATTCGGCGTTGCCACAGCTGCTCTGGTTACGATGGGTTGTATCATGATGCGGAAGTGTCACCTGAATACCTGCCCGGTGGGCGTTGCCACGCAGAATCCGGACTTACGGGCTCTGTTCACGGGCGATGCTGATCACGTGGTGAACCTGTTCCAATTCCTGGCGAACGAAGTGCGTGAGTACATGCGGAAGCTTGGTTTCCGGACCATCAACGAAATGGTGGGTCACGTGGAGCGTCTGAAAGTACGCGAAGGCGTTCAGAACTGGAAAGCCAAATCGGTGAATCTGGGAGCCATTCTGTACCGCGATCCGATGTACGATACCGAGCCGATGGTGAAAGTAGAAGAGCAGGATCACGGACTGGACGTACAGCTCGACTGGGCCATGATTGAAAAAGCCAAAGCGGCTCTGGAAAATCAGGAAAAGGTAACGGGCGAATTCCCCATCATCAACGTGAACCGGACGGTAGGTACCATGCTTTCCAACGAAATCACGAAGGTGTACAAGGCCAAAGGTTTGCCCGCCGGAACGATTCACTTCAAATTCCGGGGTACGGCCGGACAAAGCTTCGGAGCGTTTGGTACCCACGGGATGCGACTGGAACTCGAAGGCGATGCCAACGATTACGTAGGCAAAGGTCTTTGCGGTACGGAGCTGATCATTTACCCCGACCGTAACATCAAACCCGACTTTATTCCTTCCCAGAATAGTATCGTTGGTAACGTGTGCTTCTACGGAGCCACTTCCGGCGAAGCGTACATCCGCGGTATGGCTGGCGAACGTTTCGGCGTACGGAACTCGGGTGCCAAAGTAGTCGTCGAAGGCATCGGTGACCACGGTTGCGAGTATATGACAGGTGGTTTAGTAATCATTCTGGGTAATACCGGACGTAACTTCGGTGCGGGTATGAGTGGCGGTGTCGCGTACATCTGGGATAAAAACGGTGATTTTGCTGACAAGGTCAATCCGGAAATGATTGCTCTGGAAAAACTCAGCAGCGAAGATCATAACATCGTTCGGATGTACGTTGAGAAACACCAGTCGCACACACAATCGAAAGTAGCAACCATCGTACTCGATAACTGGGATACCATTGCCGATCAGTTTGTGAAGGTGATGCCGACCGACTTTAAGCAGGCTCTGGCCAACAAAGGCATTGCCCTGAGCGATCAGATTGCGAACAAAGAAGTCGTATACGGTGACTTTGTAGCAGACGTGCTGGTAAAATAA
- a CDS encoding glutamate synthase subunit beta, with protein sequence MGKPTGFLEFTRELPSKRPVAERKLDYKEIDIDLSFEQVQTHNAARCMDCGIPFCHNGCPLGNIIPEFNDAVYENNWGLAYEILSSTNNFPEFTGRICPAPCEASCVLGINKPPVTIEYIEKSIIEYAFLNGYVKPLQIDEKDRTGKKVAVIGGGPAGLAAAAQLNKAGHWVTVYERADQVGGLLRYGIPDFKLEKWTIDRRVEVMKAEGITFKTGVNVGEDISGSELLDQYDLVMLSGGSTVARGINKTWDGKDVIGWDTYLNKGVHPAMEFLSQQNKRNANIDRVYDHRGMHYKNGELLATGKHVVVIGGGDTGSDCIGTSNRHSAASVTQVEVMPEPPKERHPGTPWPLWPNMKRTSTSHDEGCERFWSISVKEFIGDGDKLTHLRIADIVLTVVDGKAQNVEQNERVVPCDLALIAAGFLHPQREGLLSQLAEQGLEFDNRGNVLSDDYQTGIDKVFVAGDMRRGQSLVVWAISEGREAARAADCYLNGGTSKLEAKAKSMFAVV encoded by the coding sequence ATGGGCAAACCAACTGGTTTTCTAGAATTTACGCGAGAATTACCTAGCAAACGTCCGGTAGCTGAGCGTAAACTCGATTACAAGGAAATTGACATTGATCTGTCTTTTGAACAAGTACAGACCCACAATGCAGCCCGCTGCATGGACTGCGGTATCCCTTTTTGTCACAACGGCTGTCCGCTGGGAAACATCATCCCGGAATTCAACGACGCCGTGTACGAAAACAACTGGGGTCTGGCTTACGAAATTCTGAGCTCGACCAACAACTTCCCGGAATTTACGGGTCGTATTTGTCCGGCTCCCTGCGAGGCTTCCTGCGTACTGGGCATCAACAAGCCCCCCGTTACGATTGAGTACATCGAGAAATCCATCATCGAGTACGCCTTCCTGAACGGTTACGTGAAGCCCCTGCAAATTGATGAGAAAGACCGTACGGGTAAGAAAGTAGCCGTCATCGGTGGCGGACCTGCGGGTCTGGCTGCGGCGGCTCAGCTCAACAAAGCGGGTCACTGGGTCACCGTTTACGAACGGGCCGATCAGGTGGGTGGCTTGTTACGTTACGGCATCCCCGATTTCAAACTCGAAAAATGGACCATCGATCGCCGCGTGGAAGTGATGAAAGCGGAAGGCATCACCTTCAAAACGGGCGTCAACGTGGGCGAGGATATTTCCGGCTCGGAACTGCTCGATCAGTATGATCTGGTCATGCTTTCGGGCGGCTCGACCGTGGCCCGGGGTATTAACAAAACCTGGGATGGTAAGGATGTAATTGGTTGGGATACGTACCTGAACAAAGGCGTACACCCGGCGATGGAATTCCTGAGTCAGCAAAACAAGCGGAATGCCAACATTGACCGTGTCTACGATCATCGCGGCATGCACTACAAAAATGGAGAATTGCTTGCGACGGGTAAACACGTGGTCGTGATTGGCGGTGGCGATACGGGTTCTGACTGTATCGGTACATCCAATCGTCATTCGGCGGCTTCGGTTACGCAGGTAGAAGTAATGCCCGAACCTCCGAAAGAACGTCACCCGGGTACGCCCTGGCCCTTATGGCCGAACATGAAACGGACCAGCACCTCACACGATGAAGGTTGCGAACGTTTCTGGAGTATTTCCGTGAAAGAATTTATCGGTGACGGTGACAAACTGACGCACCTGCGTATTGCCGATATCGTCTTGACAGTAGTGGATGGCAAAGCACAGAACGTAGAACAGAACGAACGCGTGGTTCCCTGCGATCTCGCTCTGATTGCCGCGGGCTTCCTCCACCCCCAACGCGAAGGTCTGTTGTCGCAACTGGCTGAACAGGGACTGGAATTTGACAACCGCGGCAACGTACTTTCGGATGATTATCAAACGGGTATCGACAAAGTATTCGTAGCGGGTGATATGCGTCGCGGACAGTCGCTAGTGGTATGGGCCATCAGTGAAGGTCGCGAAGCCGCCCGGGCCGCTGACTGCTACCTCAACGGTGGAACTTCGAAACTGGAGGCAAAAGCCAAGTCGATGTTTGCGGTGGTGTAA
- a CDS encoding MFS transporter: protein METLPIFKRWVPEWFIRATLFIVLMPGLFLLGLYAGNVNETVGYYGIEPADVQFSILVYYVALASFFSLEQRLVSYFAAKHYFLLGLLLTILINLALYQVRHPQILFVLRFFQGICISGIIATSMNLIFSRMRTERVRIMGYTVFYGLLLVSAPLSSLVVSWALQYLEFNALYKLMIYMQLPGAILLLLIMNHVRLKRHIPLYQVEWISFVLMVPALLMWAYMMVYGQQENGLDSPRIWFCLLGSMALTTLFILRQRSLKRPYINLSVFKSSSFVLGLLLLLVFYVCRGALGLSSTYFATVLKMDPIHVSELMLVNMAGIAVGSLVVSRFVILKKSLRLILLTGFAFLGVFHVWMYSLFSNQAEPVYYVIPLFFQGLGAATLMVPIINFYVSAVPASISSSASAVGILVRFTGFSLSMGILNFTRLFSKSLHYHRLQDEVTATNPYTLQRLAQYRETLMHQGMAGDQASLAASKLLGQTVDLQTQLRYSMDYYLIVAAVIGVTMLAIALVPYLRTKLLFTRQPPIPF, encoded by the coding sequence ACGCTGGGTACCCGAGTGGTTCATTCGGGCTACGCTGTTCATCGTACTGATGCCGGGGCTATTTCTGCTAGGTCTATACGCCGGAAACGTCAATGAAACCGTCGGGTATTACGGCATTGAGCCCGCTGACGTGCAGTTTTCCATTCTGGTGTATTACGTGGCACTAGCGAGTTTCTTTTCGCTCGAACAACGGCTGGTCAGCTACTTTGCGGCGAAACATTACTTCCTGCTCGGACTTTTGCTGACGATTTTAATTAACCTGGCCCTGTACCAGGTTCGTCATCCACAAATTCTTTTTGTCCTTCGGTTTTTCCAGGGAATCTGTATCAGTGGGATTATCGCTACTTCCATGAACCTGATTTTCTCGCGGATGCGTACGGAGCGGGTTCGTATCATGGGTTATACCGTGTTTTACGGACTGCTGCTGGTCTCGGCTCCGTTGTCGTCGCTGGTGGTTTCCTGGGCGTTGCAGTACCTGGAATTCAACGCCTTGTACAAACTCATGATTTATATGCAGCTGCCCGGAGCAATCCTGCTATTGCTGATTATGAACCACGTCCGATTAAAACGCCACATCCCCCTGTATCAGGTGGAATGGATCAGTTTCGTACTGATGGTTCCGGCCTTGCTGATGTGGGCGTACATGATGGTATACGGGCAACAGGAAAATGGGTTGGATTCACCCAGGATCTGGTTCTGTCTGCTCGGAAGTATGGCTTTAACAACCTTGTTTATCTTACGGCAACGGTCATTGAAACGTCCGTATATCAATCTGAGCGTCTTTAAAAGCTCGTCGTTCGTACTAGGGCTGCTCCTCCTGCTGGTGTTTTACGTATGCCGGGGGGCCTTGGGTTTAAGCTCGACGTATTTTGCCACCGTATTGAAAATGGACCCGATTCACGTTTCTGAACTGATGTTGGTCAATATGGCGGGTATTGCCGTGGGGTCACTGGTCGTATCTCGATTCGTCATTCTTAAAAAAAGCCTGCGACTGATTTTACTGACGGGCTTTGCCTTTCTGGGCGTTTTCCACGTCTGGATGTACAGTTTGTTTTCCAATCAAGCCGAACCGGTTTATTACGTCATTCCGCTGTTTTTTCAGGGACTAGGGGCTGCCACCCTGATGGTCCCAATCATTAACTTCTACGTATCGGCCGTACCGGCGTCGATCAGTAGTTCAGCTTCGGCGGTGGGGATTCTCGTGCGATTTACGGGTTTTAGTTTAAGTATGGGGATTTTGAATTTCACCCGCCTGTTTTCAAAAAGTCTGCACTACCATCGTTTACAGGATGAGGTAACTGCCACCAACCCGTATACGCTGCAACGCTTAGCCCAGTACAGGGAAACGCTGATGCACCAAGGTATGGCGGGGGATCAGGCCAGTCTGGCCGCGAGCAAGCTGTTGGGTCAAACGGTAGATCTGCAAACCCAGCTTCGCTACTCGATGGATTATTACCTGATTGTGGCCGCTGTCATTGGCGTAACCATGCTAGCGATTGCCTTGGTACCTTACCTGCGAACGAAGCTTCTCTTTACGCGACAACCGCCGATACCCTTTTGA